From Geomonas agri, one genomic window encodes:
- a CDS encoding response regulator, protein MTAENRGKILLVDDDKFFLKVMSDAFTGAGFSVVTAEDGVLGVKAYAADAFDAVILDLVMPRMGGVSASLEIGRLAKEVDPIIVMLTSMFQGAPHEHPIPEMGAKVHIPKSTPPLDIVIIVEQLLERKRRGTGAA, encoded by the coding sequence ATGACAGCAGAAAACAGGGGCAAAATACTCCTGGTAGACGACGACAAGTTCTTCCTGAAGGTGATGTCCGATGCCTTCACCGGCGCGGGCTTCTCCGTGGTGACCGCGGAGGACGGCGTCCTCGGCGTCAAAGCCTACGCTGCCGATGCTTTCGATGCCGTCATACTCGACCTGGTCATGCCCCGGATGGGAGGGGTGAGCGCTTCCCTGGAGATCGGGCGTCTGGCCAAGGAGGTGGACCCGATCATCGTCATGCTGACCTCCATGTTCCAGGGCGCCCCGCACGAGCACCCCATCCCAGAGATGGGCGCCAAGGTGCACATCCCGAAATCCACCCCTCCGTTGGACATCGTCATCATCGTCGAACAGCTCCTGGAAAGAAAACGGCGCGGAACCGGCGCCGCCTGA